The following are from one region of the Halodesulfurarchaeum sp. HSR-GB genome:
- a CDS encoding helix-hairpin-helix domain-containing protein, which produces MELEAIPGIGPKTREALATLEDPVEALERGDVAAIAAVPGISQGRAVRIVRNAIRHRHDDPGGFLATDRAEAVYDGLRSLLAERAVTDYGRKRIETFYPSAVPARIAETRAVAERAMAREFGEPVREALTGLEPLSEPGAVRVRDRCLATTDAETYSRATEAVPELSVELVSDARALADLARGYATVIALDREFAGVEVDGDVRVEPDALENPAELVPERVLAFYGANRESIRAAIEVHRVANLECELDLDALAGSLSRIEDDGQVSSDAELTRLAAAVDDLEEAVSTAESIANDRLTEAISETDVTVDGADLLSLAERGAGVDSILARELTQEFDGAIEAARNHLVEALDLQDEEATAAARVFPEEPTFPVERNESALSRLEETLTTARDRRAGQVKRELAEELAGAREPVRGLVRRALELDVEQAISRFAADFDCVMADRSGRGFEIEGGRSPLLAEPPEAVEPVDYAVEDVALLSGVNSGGKTTTLDMIAAITILAHMGLPVPATAARVPEIEEIHYHAKSSGTLDAGALETTLRDFASLSAGGATKLVLVDELESITEPGASAKIIAGIIEALQESEATAVIVSHLAAGVREACETPVTVDGIRALGLENGELQVKRSPEKDHLARSTPELIVEKLAEGDTEGRTEAFYRALLEKF; this is translated from the coding sequence ATGGAGCTCGAGGCGATCCCCGGGATCGGCCCGAAGACCCGCGAGGCGCTTGCCACCCTGGAGGACCCGGTCGAGGCCCTGGAGCGCGGTGACGTCGCCGCGATCGCTGCAGTCCCCGGAATCTCACAGGGGCGGGCCGTCCGCATCGTCCGAAACGCGATTCGTCACCGCCACGACGATCCCGGCGGGTTTCTCGCGACCGACCGCGCCGAAGCGGTCTACGACGGCCTGCGCTCGCTTTTGGCCGAGCGTGCCGTGACCGACTACGGCCGAAAACGGATCGAGACCTTCTATCCGAGTGCGGTGCCCGCCCGCATCGCGGAGACCCGTGCCGTCGCCGAACGGGCGATGGCGCGAGAGTTCGGGGAGCCCGTTCGGGAGGCCCTGACGGGGCTGGAACCGCTCTCCGAGCCCGGGGCGGTCAGAGTACGAGACCGCTGTCTGGCGACGACCGACGCCGAGACCTACAGTCGGGCGACCGAGGCGGTCCCGGAGTTGAGCGTCGAGCTGGTCTCCGACGCCCGGGCGCTCGCCGACCTCGCGCGAGGCTATGCGACCGTGATCGCCCTCGACCGGGAGTTTGCGGGTGTCGAGGTCGACGGTGACGTTCGAGTCGAACCCGACGCCCTGGAGAATCCTGCCGAGCTGGTTCCGGAGCGAGTGCTCGCCTTCTACGGGGCGAACCGCGAGTCGATCCGGGCCGCGATCGAGGTGCATCGCGTCGCGAACCTGGAGTGTGAACTCGACCTGGACGCACTTGCGGGGTCGCTTTCCCGGATCGAGGACGACGGGCAGGTGAGTTCCGACGCCGAACTGACCCGGCTCGCTGCGGCCGTCGATGACCTGGAGGAGGCCGTCTCGACGGCCGAATCGATCGCGAACGACCGGCTCACCGAGGCGATTTCGGAAACCGACGTGACCGTCGACGGGGCCGACCTGCTCTCGCTGGCCGAGCGGGGAGCGGGAGTGGACTCGATCCTCGCCCGGGAGCTGACCCAGGAGTTCGATGGCGCTATCGAAGCCGCCCGGAACCACCTCGTGGAGGCACTCGATCTGCAGGACGAGGAAGCCACCGCGGCAGCTCGGGTCTTCCCGGAGGAGCCGACGTTTCCGGTCGAGCGAAACGAGTCGGCGCTGTCCCGACTTGAAGAGACATTGACGACCGCCCGGGACCGCCGGGCCGGACAGGTCAAGCGCGAGTTGGCCGAGGAGCTTGCGGGGGCTCGCGAGCCAGTCCGGGGACTGGTCCGGCGGGCGCTGGAACTCGACGTCGAGCAGGCCATCTCGCGATTCGCGGCGGACTTCGATTGTGTGATGGCCGACCGCTCTGGACGCGGGTTCGAGATCGAGGGCGGTCGGTCACCCCTGCTTGCGGAACCGCCCGAGGCCGTCGAACCGGTCGATTACGCGGTCGAGGACGTGGCGCTGCTCTCCGGAGTGAACAGCGGGGGCAAGACCACGACCCTGGACATGATCGCCGCGATCACGATCCTGGCCCACATGGGGCTACCCGTGCCGGCGACCGCGGCCAGGGTGCCCGAAATCGAGGAGATTCACTACCACGCAAAATCCAGTGGCACCCTCGACGCCGGCGCGCTGGAGACCACGCTCCGGGATTTCGCCTCGCTGTCCGCGGGCGGAGCGACCAAACTCGTCCTCGTGGACGAACTCGAGAGCATCACCGAACCCGGGGCCTCGGCGAAGATCATCGCCGGGATCATCGAGGCCCTCCAAGAGAGCGAGGCCACGGCGGTCATCGTCTCCCATCTCGCGGCCGGGGTGCGGGAAGCCTGTGAGACCCCGGTCACGGTCGACGGGATTCGGGCGCTCGGGCTCGAAAACGGCGAATTGCAGGTCAAACGCTCCCCGGAGAAAGACCACCTGGCCCGTTCGACACCCGAGTTGATCGTCGAGAAACTGGCAGAGGGAGACACCGAGGGCAGGACGGAAGCGTTCTACCGGGCGCTGCTCGAAAAGTTCTGA